A region of Nostoc sp. 'Peltigera membranacea cyanobiont' N6 DNA encodes the following proteins:
- a CDS encoding NAD(+) kinase, which translates to MPKAGIIYNDVKPIAGRVAIELKDKLTAAGWDVCITSSIGGILGYSNPDSPVCHTPIDGLTPPGFDSDMEFAVVLGGDGTVLAASRQVAPCGIPLLTVNTGHMGFLTETFLNQLPQALEQAMTGKYEIEERAMLTVKVFRGDAVLWEALCLNEMVLHREPLTSMCHFEIAIGRHAPVDIAADGVIVSTPTGSTAYSLSAGGPVVTPGVPVLQLVPICPHSLASRALVFPDTESVNIYPVNIPRLVMVVDGNGGCYVFPEDRVYMERSQYTVRFIRLQPPEFFRILREKLGWGLPHIAKPTSVELP; encoded by the coding sequence GTGCCGAAAGCAGGCATTATCTACAATGACGTTAAACCGATAGCGGGTCGTGTCGCTATCGAGTTGAAAGACAAGCTAACCGCAGCTGGTTGGGATGTGTGTATCACATCCAGTATCGGTGGAATATTGGGCTACTCTAATCCAGATAGTCCTGTATGCCACACCCCCATTGATGGTCTAACGCCCCCTGGTTTTGACTCAGATATGGAGTTTGCAGTGGTGTTAGGGGGAGACGGCACTGTTTTAGCAGCGTCTCGTCAGGTAGCCCCCTGTGGTATTCCACTATTAACAGTGAATACCGGTCACATGGGATTTTTGACAGAAACTTTCCTGAATCAATTGCCCCAAGCACTAGAACAGGCAATGACAGGTAAGTATGAAATTGAAGAACGAGCCATGCTCACCGTCAAAGTATTTCGGGGAGATGCAGTGCTGTGGGAAGCCCTGTGCTTGAATGAAATGGTTTTGCACCGAGAACCTTTGACCTCTATGTGCCATTTTGAAATTGCCATAGGTCGTCATGCACCAGTAGATATTGCGGCGGATGGTGTGATTGTTTCTACACCTACTGGTTCCACAGCTTACTCATTGAGTGCTGGTGGCCCAGTGGTGACTCCTGGCGTACCTGTTTTACAGCTAGTACCCATTTGTCCCCATTCTCTAGCTTCTAGAGCATTGGTATTTCCAGATACTGAATCGGTCAACATTTACCCAGTCAACATTCCTCGCCTGGTGATGGTGGTAGATGGTAATGGAGGGTGCTATGTCTTCCCAGAAGATAGAGTATATATGGAGCGATCGCAATATACTGTCCGATTTATTCGCTTGCAACCCCCTGAGTTTTTCCGAATTTTGCGAGAAAAATTAGGTTGGGGTTTGCCACATATCGCCAAACCAACTTCGGTAGAATTGCCGTAG
- the nblR gene encoding response regulator transcription factor NblR: MTVALSPCVLVIETDESLANQLSCDLQEAGYESILAHDATSGLQYCRDRQPALIVLDRMLAGESGLSLCKNLRSTGMRSPVLVLMARDTVDDRVACLEAGADDYILKPYRSEDFLKLIRLYLKPDVDTTEQLRFGDLILDIATRRAIHGGRAIDLTMKEFELLKFLMEHPREVLTREQILENVWGYDFLGESNVIEVYIRYLRLKIEDEGQKRLIQTVRGVGYVLRES, from the coding sequence ATGACAGTTGCTCTAAGTCCCTGTGTTTTGGTGATTGAAACCGATGAGAGCCTAGCAAATCAGCTTTCTTGCGATTTGCAAGAAGCTGGCTATGAATCAATTTTGGCTCATGATGCTACCAGTGGTTTGCAATACTGTCGCGATCGCCAACCTGCTTTAATTGTTTTAGACCGGATGCTAGCAGGAGAATCAGGACTCTCATTGTGCAAAAATCTGAGAAGCACTGGTATGCGATCGCCTGTGTTGGTTTTAATGGCAAGAGATACCGTTGACGATCGTGTAGCTTGTCTAGAAGCAGGAGCGGATGATTACATCCTCAAGCCTTACCGCTCAGAAGACTTTTTAAAGTTAATTCGCCTCTACTTAAAACCTGATGTGGATACCACGGAGCAATTGCGCTTTGGGGATCTAATTTTAGACATCGCAACTCGCCGTGCTATCCACGGGGGACGGGCAATTGACTTGACAATGAAGGAATTTGAACTATTAAAATTCTTAATGGAACATCCCCGTGAGGTGTTAACTCGCGAACAAATTTTAGAAAATGTTTGGGGTTATGACTTTCTGGGTGAGTCAAATGTCATTGAAGTGTACATCCGCTACTTGCGCCTCAAAATTGAAGATGAAGGTCAAAAGCGCCTTATTCAGACAGTGCGCGGCGTAGGTTACGTTTTAAGAGAATCCTAG
- a CDS encoding DUF192 domain-containing protein, with protein sequence MTRWLGLLSMLLSVLLMGCSVPTTAKPPTPTPGSQTPAPESLGQKLPISAKAIVPNGTIIQLEVAKTPQQQQMGLMYRPALPDNRGMLFGFSSPQSISFWMKNVPVALDMVFLRDGVVKYIQAAAPPCASEPCPTYSPNTPIDKVIELRSGRAAELKLKVGDTVKIQY encoded by the coding sequence ATGACTCGTTGGCTAGGTTTACTCTCGATGTTGCTGAGTGTTTTGTTGATGGGTTGTTCTGTACCAACAACAGCTAAACCTCCAACCCCTACGCCTGGTTCTCAAACTCCAGCACCAGAGAGTTTAGGCCAAAAACTACCAATTTCTGCTAAAGCCATTGTTCCTAATGGAACAATTATTCAGCTAGAAGTGGCGAAGACACCACAACAGCAACAGATGGGGTTGATGTATCGACCAGCTTTACCAGATAACCGGGGGATGCTGTTTGGGTTCTCTTCTCCACAATCAATTAGTTTCTGGATGAAGAATGTACCTGTAGCCTTGGATATGGTATTTTTACGGGACGGTGTAGTTAAATATATTCAAGCTGCTGCACCTCCTTGTGCAAGTGAGCCTTGTCCTACTTATAGTCCCAACACACCAATCGATAAGGTAATTGAACTTCGCTCTGGAAGAGCTGCCGAATTGAAGTTGAAAGTAGGCGATACTGTCAAAATTCAGTATTGA
- a CDS encoding DUF2949 domain-containing protein: protein MTIHSSQGGEIEMSPSKYSRLINFLQEDLAISTASLAVALRHREQDPGPLAMILWQYGLITLEQLEQIYDWLETA from the coding sequence ATGACAATACATTCGTCACAAGGAGGTGAGATCGAAATGTCACCATCGAAATATTCTCGACTGATTAATTTTTTGCAAGAAGATTTGGCAATTTCCACGGCATCGCTGGCGGTTGCACTACGCCATCGGGAGCAAGACCCAGGACCTTTGGCAATGATTCTTTGGCAGTATGGTTTGATTACTCTAGAGCAGTTAGAACAAATTTATGATTGGCTGGAGACGGCATAG